One region of Microbacterium sp. M28 genomic DNA includes:
- a CDS encoding carbohydrate ABC transporter permease, with protein sequence MSTTTVRRSRLHRREHLAAFAFIAAPLLGFLIFIAYPLVFAVYASFTKWNGLSEPVFNGLDNYIEMMGDRYFWQAMGNTVFMMIGIPIGLLLSLLLALALNRKMRGTTFFRTVYYVPVISSLAAVAILWQWAYNGDFGLVNQVLAIFGIEGPNWLQDAATAKPAIIIMSVWKGLGFSMLLYLAALQSVPRHLYEAAAIDGAGTFAQFRHITIPMLKPVTFFLVVTSIIGGAQIFIEINIMTPTGGPEFSTASIVWYIWQKAFNYLQMGYATSMSVVLGILVFVVTAIQFQMNRRSQFSIE encoded by the coding sequence ATGTCCACGACGACTGTTCGTCGATCCCGGCTGCACCGCCGTGAGCACCTGGCGGCGTTCGCGTTCATCGCGGCCCCGCTGCTCGGCTTCCTGATCTTCATCGCCTACCCGCTGGTGTTCGCGGTCTACGCTTCCTTCACGAAGTGGAACGGCCTGAGCGAGCCGGTCTTCAACGGTCTCGACAACTACATCGAGATGATGGGGGACCGCTACTTCTGGCAGGCGATGGGCAACACCGTCTTCATGATGATCGGCATCCCGATCGGTCTGCTCCTGTCGCTGCTGCTTGCCCTGGCGCTGAATCGCAAGATGCGCGGGACGACCTTCTTCCGCACGGTGTACTACGTGCCGGTCATCTCGTCGCTCGCCGCCGTCGCCATTCTCTGGCAGTGGGCGTACAACGGCGACTTCGGTCTGGTCAACCAGGTCCTCGCGATCTTCGGGATCGAAGGACCCAACTGGTTGCAGGATGCCGCGACGGCCAAGCCAGCCATCATCATCATGTCGGTGTGGAAGGGCCTCGGCTTCTCGATGCTGCTCTACCTGGCAGCCCTCCAGTCCGTCCCCCGCCACCTCTATGAGGCAGCGGCGATCGACGGCGCGGGCACGTTCGCGCAGTTCCGCCACATCACGATCCCGATGCTCAAGCCGGTGACGTTCTTCCTCGTCGTCACGAGCATCATCGGCGGCGCGCAGATCTTCATCGAGATCAACATCATGACCCCCACCGGTGGACCCGAATTCTCCACCGCATCCATCGTCTGGTACATCTGGCAGAAGGCTTTCAACTACCTCCAGATGGGCTACGCGACCTCCATGTCCGTCGTGCTCGGCATCCTGGTCTTCGTCGTCACGGCGATCCAGTTCCAGATGAACCGGCGCTCCCAGTTCTCGATCGAGTGA
- a CDS encoding MmgE/PrpD family protein: MTVTHHVRVHRSEEELPREEQLAWRIAEVAADPAEVEADVVDMIINRIIDNASVAAASLTRAPIVAARDQAFSHPVSSGGQGATVFGAALDRRTSPEWAAWANGVGVRELDYHDTFLAAEYSHPGDNIPPILAVAQHVGCDGRALVRGIATGYEIQVDLVKAISLHKHKIDHVAHLGPAAAAGIGTLLGLDVETIYQAVGQALHTTTATRQSRKGEISTWKAHAPAFAGKMAVEAVDRAMRGQTSPSPIYEGEDGVIAWMLDGKDASYDVPLPAAGEAKRAILDTYTKEHSAEYQAQAWIDLARKLHREHPELADPANVTSIVLHTSHHTHYVIGSGANDPQKYDPTASRETLDHSIPYIFAVALQDGAWHHVDSYLPSRAARQDTVALWHKITTAEDAEWTRRYHSIDPAEKAFGGRVEIALTDGSTIVEEIAVADAHPLGARPFARADYIAKFRLLAEPVLDAAEIDRFLELVQRLPELSAAEVGELSIIARPGILAAEPTTKGLF; the protein is encoded by the coding sequence ATGACCGTCACCCACCACGTCCGCGTCCACCGCTCCGAGGAGGAGCTCCCCCGCGAGGAGCAGCTGGCCTGGCGGATCGCCGAAGTCGCCGCCGATCCGGCCGAGGTCGAGGCAGACGTCGTCGACATGATCATCAACCGCATCATCGACAACGCGTCGGTGGCCGCGGCATCCCTCACCAGGGCGCCGATCGTCGCGGCGCGCGACCAGGCGTTCAGCCACCCCGTCTCGTCCGGCGGGCAGGGCGCGACCGTGTTCGGCGCCGCGCTGGATCGCCGCACGAGCCCGGAGTGGGCGGCGTGGGCCAACGGCGTGGGCGTGCGCGAGCTCGACTACCACGACACGTTCCTCGCGGCCGAATACTCGCACCCCGGTGACAACATCCCGCCGATCCTCGCGGTCGCCCAGCACGTCGGATGCGATGGTCGGGCGCTGGTCCGCGGCATCGCGACCGGTTACGAGATCCAGGTCGACCTCGTGAAGGCGATCTCCCTGCACAAGCACAAGATCGACCACGTCGCCCACCTGGGGCCGGCCGCCGCCGCGGGCATCGGCACCCTGCTCGGACTCGACGTCGAGACGATCTACCAGGCGGTCGGCCAGGCGCTGCACACCACGACCGCCACGCGCCAGAGCCGCAAGGGCGAGATCTCGACGTGGAAGGCGCACGCGCCGGCCTTCGCCGGCAAGATGGCGGTCGAAGCCGTCGACCGTGCCATGCGCGGTCAGACCTCGCCGTCGCCGATCTATGAAGGCGAGGACGGCGTCATCGCCTGGATGCTGGACGGCAAGGACGCCTCCTACGATGTGCCGCTGCCGGCGGCCGGCGAGGCCAAGCGCGCGATCCTCGACACGTATACGAAGGAGCACTCCGCGGAGTACCAGGCGCAGGCGTGGATCGACCTCGCCCGCAAGCTGCACCGCGAGCACCCGGAGCTCGCCGATCCGGCGAACGTCACGTCGATCGTGCTGCACACCAGTCACCACACGCACTACGTGATCGGCTCCGGCGCCAACGACCCCCAGAAGTACGACCCGACGGCGTCGCGGGAGACCCTCGATCACTCGATCCCGTACATCTTCGCGGTCGCGCTGCAGGACGGTGCGTGGCACCACGTCGACTCGTACCTGCCCTCGCGCGCAGCTCGGCAGGACACGGTCGCGCTGTGGCACAAGATCACCACGGCGGAGGATGCCGAGTGGACCCGCCGCTACCACTCGATCGATCCGGCGGAGAAGGCCTTCGGCGGGCGCGTCGAGATCGCCCTCACGGACGGCTCGACGATCGTCGAGGAGATCGCCGTCGCCGACGCGCACCCGCTCGGCGCCCGCCCGTTCGCCCGCGCGGACTACATCGCGAAGTTCCGTCTGCTCGCCGAACCCGTGCTCGACGCGGCCGAGATCGATCGCTTCCTCGAGCTCGTGCAGCGCCTTCCCGAGCTGAGCGCCGCCGAGGTCGGCGAGCTGTCGATCATCGCGCGCCCCGGCATCCTCGCCGCCGAGCCCACCACGAAGGGCCTGTTCTGA
- the prpB gene encoding methylisocitrate lyase has product MLYSTTTPAEKRRLFRERLTSGELLRFPGAFNPLSARLIEQKGFDGVYISGAVLSADLGLPDIGLTTLTEVAGRAQQIARMTELPAIVDADTGFGEPMNVARTIQTLEDAGLAGTHIEDQVNPKRCGHLDGKAVVDEDTAIKRIRAAADARRDENFLIMARTDIRAVEGLEAAIERAKALVDAGADAIFPEAMRDLGEFEAMATALDVPILANMTEFGKSELFSTDQLRDAGVNIVIWPVSLLRIAMGAAGRALDTLNEEGHLTSKLGEMQHRADLYDLIDYESYNHFDSGVFNFTIEHP; this is encoded by the coding sequence ATGCTGTACTCCACGACCACCCCGGCAGAGAAGCGGCGGCTGTTCCGCGAGCGCCTGACTTCGGGTGAACTGCTGCGCTTCCCGGGTGCGTTCAATCCGCTGAGCGCCCGGCTGATCGAGCAGAAGGGGTTCGACGGCGTCTACATCTCGGGCGCCGTCCTGTCGGCGGACCTCGGGCTCCCCGACATCGGCCTCACCACGCTCACCGAGGTCGCCGGTCGGGCGCAGCAGATCGCGCGGATGACGGAGCTGCCCGCGATCGTCGACGCCGACACCGGCTTCGGCGAGCCGATGAACGTGGCCCGCACCATCCAGACCCTCGAGGATGCCGGGCTCGCCGGCACCCACATCGAGGACCAGGTCAATCCCAAGCGGTGCGGTCACCTCGACGGCAAGGCCGTCGTGGACGAGGACACCGCCATCAAGCGCATCCGGGCCGCAGCCGACGCCCGTCGGGACGAGAACTTCCTCATCATGGCTCGGACCGACATCCGGGCCGTCGAAGGGCTGGAGGCGGCGATCGAACGCGCCAAGGCGCTGGTGGATGCCGGTGCCGACGCGATCTTCCCCGAGGCCATGCGCGACCTCGGCGAGTTCGAGGCGATGGCCACGGCGCTGGACGTGCCGATCCTCGCCAACATGACCGAGTTCGGCAAGTCCGAGCTGTTCTCCACCGATCAGCTGCGCGACGCAGGGGTCAACATCGTCATCTGGCCGGTGTCGCTGCTGCGCATCGCGATGGGTGCGGCCGGCCGCGCACTCGATACGCTGAACGAGGAGGGGCACCTCACCTCGAAGCTGGGGGAGATGCAGCACCGCGCCGACCTCTACGACCTGATCGACTACGAGTCGTACAACCACTTCGACTCCGGCGTCTTCAACTTCACCATCGAGCACCCGTGA
- a CDS encoding bifunctional 2-methylcitrate synthase/citrate synthase, giving the protein MADTEIRKGLAGVVVDTTAISKVNPETNSLLYRGYPVQELAATQPFEAVAYLLWNGDLPDAEQLAEFRATERAHRALTDQVKATIDLVPLEAHPMDEVRTAVSVIGATDAAGSALDAQASPEENLLRSIRLFAALPAIVAYGQRRRRGQEPVAPRDDLDYSANFLWMTFGELPDPVVVDAFNRSMILYAEHSFNASTFAARVITSTLSDLYSAVVGAIGALKGPLHGGANEAVLHIFDEIGDASNVTEWLDAALAEKRKIMGFGHRVYKSGDSRVPTMKAALDTLVEHYGRDDVAALYDSLEQEFVARKGIYPNLDYPSGPAYNLIGFDTLTFTPLFVAARVTGWTAHVIEQAGANALIRPLSAYDGPEERHVAL; this is encoded by the coding sequence ATGGCAGACACCGAGATCCGCAAGGGCCTGGCCGGTGTGGTCGTCGACACGACCGCGATCAGCAAGGTCAATCCGGAGACGAACAGCCTGCTCTACCGCGGGTATCCGGTGCAGGAGCTGGCCGCGACGCAGCCGTTCGAGGCCGTCGCCTACCTGCTCTGGAACGGTGACCTTCCGGATGCCGAGCAGCTGGCGGAGTTCCGCGCGACCGAGCGCGCCCATCGCGCGCTGACCGACCAGGTCAAGGCGACGATCGATCTGGTCCCGCTCGAGGCGCACCCGATGGACGAGGTGCGCACAGCCGTCAGTGTCATCGGCGCGACGGACGCCGCCGGTTCCGCATTGGACGCGCAGGCGAGCCCGGAGGAGAACCTCTTGCGCAGCATCCGCCTGTTCGCAGCGCTCCCCGCGATCGTCGCCTACGGCCAGCGCCGTCGGCGAGGCCAGGAGCCGGTCGCTCCGCGCGACGACCTGGACTACTCCGCGAACTTCCTCTGGATGACGTTCGGCGAGCTGCCCGACCCGGTCGTCGTCGATGCGTTCAACCGTTCGATGATCCTGTACGCGGAGCACTCCTTCAACGCGTCGACGTTCGCGGCGCGCGTCATCACGTCGACGCTGAGTGATCTCTACTCGGCCGTCGTCGGCGCCATCGGTGCGCTCAAAGGCCCGCTGCACGGCGGCGCGAACGAGGCGGTGCTGCACATCTTCGACGAGATCGGCGACGCCTCGAACGTCACGGAATGGCTGGATGCCGCGCTCGCCGAGAAGCGCAAGATCATGGGCTTCGGACACCGGGTGTACAAGAGCGGCGACTCGAGGGTGCCGACCATGAAGGCAGCGCTCGACACCCTGGTCGAGCACTACGGACGCGACGACGTCGCCGCACTGTACGACTCGCTGGAGCAGGAGTTCGTCGCACGCAAGGGCATCTACCCGAACCTGGACTACCCGTCCGGCCCGGCGTACAACCTCATCGGATTCGACACGCTCACGTTCACTCCGCTGTTCGTCGCCGCTCGCGTGACGGGCTGGACCGCCCACGTCATCGAGCAGGCGGGCGCCAACGCGCTGATCCGCCCGCTGTCGGCCTACGATGGGCCCGAGGAGCGGCACGTCGCGCTCTGA
- a CDS encoding LacI family DNA-binding transcriptional regulator, whose product MAATLHDVARLAGVSIKTVSNVINDYPHIRPTTREKVEEAIKELGYTPNLTARNLRSGRTGAIALALPDLSLAYFGELAAQVIHEAEAAGVVVLVEQTGADRDREMDLLRSPRLKLTDGLIFSPLGMGQEDVAALEVSYPMVLLGERIFNGPTDHVTMRNVEAAKAATEYLLRAGRRRIAVVGAHEGEVIGSAALRLQGYREALADAGIPYDDSIVGYTTLWHRANGADSMRELLARGVEFDAVFGLNDTLALGAMRVLQEAGRRVPDDVAVVGFDGLDEAEYSIPSLTTVDPGREWIAKAAVKTLLERIGAGDDKPAPRTLLADFRMLERESAPAAR is encoded by the coding sequence ATGGCCGCGACGCTGCACGACGTCGCGAGACTCGCGGGAGTCTCGATCAAGACGGTGTCGAACGTCATCAACGACTATCCGCATATTCGTCCGACGACCAGGGAGAAGGTCGAAGAGGCGATCAAGGAGCTCGGCTACACCCCGAACCTGACGGCTCGCAACCTGCGCTCGGGGCGCACCGGCGCGATCGCGCTGGCGCTGCCTGACCTGAGTCTGGCCTATTTCGGCGAGCTCGCCGCGCAGGTGATCCACGAGGCCGAGGCGGCCGGCGTCGTCGTCCTCGTCGAGCAGACGGGTGCTGATAGAGATCGGGAGATGGACCTGCTGCGCAGCCCGCGGCTCAAGCTGACCGACGGGCTGATCTTCAGCCCGTTGGGCATGGGGCAGGAGGATGTAGCCGCGCTCGAGGTCTCGTATCCGATGGTGCTCCTCGGTGAGCGCATCTTCAACGGACCGACCGATCATGTGACCATGCGCAACGTCGAGGCCGCGAAGGCAGCGACCGAGTATCTGTTGCGTGCCGGCCGACGCCGCATCGCCGTCGTCGGCGCGCACGAGGGAGAGGTCATCGGGTCGGCGGCGTTGCGTCTGCAGGGCTATCGGGAGGCGCTGGCGGATGCCGGCATCCCGTACGACGATTCGATCGTCGGCTACACGACGCTCTGGCATCGGGCGAACGGCGCCGATTCGATGCGCGAACTGCTGGCCAGAGGTGTCGAGTTCGACGCGGTCTTCGGGTTGAACGACACCCTGGCGCTCGGCGCCATGCGCGTCCTGCAGGAGGCGGGTCGGCGGGTCCCCGACGACGTCGCCGTGGTCGGCTTCGACGGTCTCGACGAGGCCGAGTACTCGATCCCCTCGCTGACGACCGTCGATCCCGGACGCGAGTGGATCGCGAAGGCGGCGGTGAAGACGCTGCTCGAACGCATCGGTGCCGGCGACGACAAGCCCGCCCCTCGGACCCTCCTGGCCGACTTCCGGATGCTCGAGCGCGAGTCGGCTCCGGCCGCGCGATAA
- a CDS encoding EamA family transporter, with protein MTNDVTRRSQVGIGLVVAIGAAFSFGMSGAWARGLIDAGWTPGAAVTARVWVGALILLVPALLALRGRWDSVRRNAGMVLAYGILAVAATQLFYFQAVARMDVGIALLIEYTAPIAVVLWLWIRRGERPTRRSILGAAIAFVGLVLMLDVITGATADVIGILWALGAMVGAASYFLLSAQRDTGIPPVALAGLGLLLGAIALSLAGLVGVLPMVWATGDIAYRFGTVPWFIPVLAIGLGATAVAYVLGIVSTRMLGSRLASFVALAEVVAAMLFGWLLLGQLPDLLQGIGAALVLAGVVVVKLGEPAAAELVEPLPERAI; from the coding sequence ATGACCAATGACGTGACGCGTCGCTCGCAGGTCGGCATCGGACTGGTGGTCGCGATCGGGGCCGCCTTCTCGTTCGGGATGTCCGGCGCGTGGGCGCGCGGGCTGATCGATGCCGGATGGACGCCCGGCGCGGCGGTGACCGCTCGTGTCTGGGTCGGTGCGCTCATCCTTCTCGTACCGGCCCTGTTGGCGCTGCGAGGGCGCTGGGATTCGGTCCGCCGCAACGCCGGCATGGTGCTCGCCTACGGCATCCTCGCCGTCGCCGCCACGCAGCTCTTCTACTTCCAGGCCGTCGCACGGATGGATGTCGGCATCGCGCTGCTGATCGAGTACACCGCCCCGATCGCCGTGGTCCTGTGGCTCTGGATCCGTCGGGGGGAGCGGCCGACGCGGCGCAGCATCCTCGGCGCCGCGATCGCCTTCGTCGGACTGGTCCTGATGCTCGACGTGATCACGGGGGCCACGGCCGACGTGATCGGGATCCTCTGGGCGCTCGGGGCGATGGTCGGAGCGGCGAGCTACTTCCTGCTGTCCGCGCAGCGGGACACCGGGATCCCGCCGGTCGCACTGGCCGGGCTCGGGCTGCTGCTGGGGGCCATCGCGCTGTCGCTCGCCGGGCTGGTCGGCGTGCTGCCGATGGTCTGGGCCACCGGCGACATCGCCTACCGTTTCGGCACCGTGCCGTGGTTCATCCCGGTCCTCGCGATCGGACTCGGTGCGACCGCCGTGGCCTACGTCCTCGGAATCGTGTCGACCCGGATGCTGGGGTCGCGGCTGGCTTCGTTCGTCGCGCTCGCCGAGGTCGTCGCGGCGATGCTCTTCGGATGGCTGCTGCTCGGCCAGCTCCCCGATCTCCTGCAGGGCATCGGCGCCGCCCTGGTGCTGGCGGGCGTGGTCGTGGTGAAGCTCGGCGAGCCGGCGGCAGCCGAGTTGGTCGAGCCGCTCCCGGAACGCGCGATCTGA
- a CDS encoding GntR family transcriptional regulator — translation MRASDRAYAALLEEIQSGALAPGTVLAESDQAARLGVSRTPMREALQQLMLDGLVVQQSPRVTVVSAVDVDDIRSLFETRRALEESAARLAAQRGDTEVFAALAAEFARVDLTAASGKDDYYALIARLDRAVDLAVANDYMDAALRTIRTHLVRVRRMARDKPERLAASVGEHRLIAEALADRDGELAAHATHVHLRNALTSILESLIDTEGQS, via the coding sequence ATGCGAGCAAGCGACCGGGCATACGCCGCGCTCCTGGAGGAGATCCAGTCCGGAGCGCTGGCGCCGGGAACCGTGCTGGCCGAAAGCGACCAGGCAGCGCGCCTCGGCGTGAGCCGCACGCCGATGCGGGAGGCGCTGCAGCAGCTGATGCTCGACGGGCTCGTCGTCCAGCAGTCGCCCAGGGTGACCGTCGTCTCCGCCGTCGACGTCGACGACATCCGCTCGCTGTTCGAGACCCGAAGGGCACTCGAGGAGTCCGCGGCCCGCCTGGCCGCTCAGCGCGGTGACACCGAGGTCTTCGCGGCGCTCGCCGCCGAGTTCGCCCGCGTCGACCTCACCGCGGCCTCCGGTAAGGACGACTACTACGCGCTCATCGCCCGTCTCGACCGTGCCGTCGACCTGGCCGTGGCCAACGACTACATGGACGCGGCGCTGCGCACGATCCGCACGCACCTGGTCCGCGTGCGCCGCATGGCCCGAGACAAGCCGGAGCGCCTGGCCGCTTCCGTCGGCGAGCACCGTCTCATCGCCGAGGCGCTCGCCGATCGCGACGGCGAACTCGCCGCCCATGCGACGCACGTGCATCTGCGCAACGCCCTCACCAGCATCCTCGAATCCCTGATCGACACCGAAGGACAGTCATGA
- a CDS encoding ABC transporter substrate-binding protein, with amino-acid sequence MKSRILAGVGIAALAATALTGCAGGSSHAASNEITFMFRGNDAEKEAYTAAIKQFEKDHDAKVKIIMTTADDYSTKLKAAITGKQIPDVFYIDPGSVQAYVKSGIVKDITEAVEADVDLDNLWQYGVDSYRFDGQLMGQGAIYAMPKDIGPFSFGYNKTMFEAAGVPLPDKDEPYTLDEFVDVAKKLTLDTNGDGTLDQWGTGLNVQWNLQPFVWSNGGDWLNEDRTEVTVDEPEFVEALQWFADLSLVEGVTPSTSDAQTLDTYQRWMQGQIGFFPVGPWDVPTYETLDFEWDLIPYPVGSTGEPASWIGTLGIAVSETTKNADLATELAIYLSTDATAQQSLVDAGVQIPNLIDMADEWVASSTLPPANKQEFLDVAQDYGRALPANTTYSAEWYDELFKNIQPVLDGDQTAEEYLKEVQPRMQELLDKANADAGIG; translated from the coding sequence ATGAAGTCACGAATTCTGGCCGGAGTCGGCATCGCAGCCCTCGCGGCCACCGCCCTGACCGGCTGCGCCGGCGGCAGCAGTCACGCCGCGAGCAATGAGATCACCTTCATGTTCCGCGGCAACGACGCGGAGAAGGAGGCGTACACGGCCGCCATCAAGCAGTTCGAGAAGGACCACGACGCCAAGGTCAAGATCATCATGACCACGGCCGACGACTACTCGACCAAGCTCAAGGCGGCCATCACAGGCAAGCAGATCCCCGACGTCTTCTACATCGACCCCGGCAGCGTCCAGGCGTATGTCAAGTCGGGCATCGTCAAGGACATCACCGAGGCCGTCGAGGCGGATGTCGACCTCGACAACCTCTGGCAGTACGGTGTCGACAGCTACCGCTTCGACGGCCAGCTCATGGGCCAGGGCGCGATCTACGCGATGCCCAAGGACATCGGTCCCTTCTCGTTCGGCTACAACAAGACCATGTTCGAGGCCGCGGGTGTCCCGCTGCCTGACAAGGACGAGCCGTACACCCTGGACGAGTTCGTCGACGTCGCCAAGAAGCTGACGCTCGACACCAACGGAGACGGCACGCTGGACCAGTGGGGCACCGGACTGAACGTCCAGTGGAACCTGCAGCCCTTCGTGTGGTCGAACGGCGGCGACTGGCTGAACGAGGACCGCACCGAGGTCACCGTCGACGAGCCCGAGTTCGTCGAGGCGCTGCAGTGGTTCGCCGACCTGTCGCTGGTCGAAGGCGTCACCCCGTCGACCTCGGACGCGCAGACGCTGGACACCTACCAGCGCTGGATGCAGGGACAGATCGGATTCTTCCCGGTCGGCCCGTGGGACGTGCCCACCTACGAGACGCTCGACTTCGAGTGGGACCTGATCCCCTATCCGGTCGGTTCCACCGGAGAGCCGGCCAGCTGGATCGGCACGCTCGGCATCGCCGTCTCCGAGACGACGAAGAACGCCGACCTCGCCACCGAGCTCGCGATCTACCTCTCCACCGACGCGACCGCGCAGCAGTCGCTGGTCGATGCGGGCGTGCAGATCCCGAACCTCATCGACATGGCAGACGAGTGGGTGGCCTCCAGCACGCTGCCCCCGGCGAACAAGCAGGAGTTCCTCGACGTCGCGCAGGACTACGGTCGAGCGCTGCCGGCGAACACGACGTACAGCGCCGAGTGGTACGACGAGCTGTTCAAGAACATCCAGCCCGTGCTCGACGGCGACCAGACGGCGGAGGAGTACCTCAAGGAGGTCCAGCCGCGCATGCAGGAGCTGCTCGACAAGGCGAACGCGGACGCCGGAATCGGCTGA
- a CDS encoding LLM class flavin-dependent oxidoreductase, which yields MSTARQLHFNLFLHDTGHHEASWRLPESDPHALLDLAYHQRLAKIAEDAKFDSLFLADSPALFGEVGRRPVGGFEPTVLLTALAVTTSRIGLIATASTSYNEPFNLARRLSSVDWISNGRAGWNIVTTAGEAAARNFGLEDQPLHRDRYARASEFLEVATKLWDSWEDDAIIADKDAGVHARADRVHAIGHRGEHFRVEGPLNSPRSPQGHPLLVQAGSSESGKEFAARWAEAIFTATPTIEEAQEFYADIKRRAIENGRDPEQIKVLPGLVPIIADTEAEAREQEAELDRLIAPEFARAQLAKVLKLQPEELEFDAPLPADLPSEDEIEGAKSRYTLIVALARRENLTVRELIGRLGGGRGHRTFTGTPLQVADTIQQWFEHGAADGFNIMPAVLPSGLEAFVERVVPILQERGLFRTEYTGTTLREHYGLPRPVGRRELAAV from the coding sequence ATGAGCACGGCACGACAACTGCACTTCAACCTGTTTCTGCACGACACGGGGCATCACGAGGCATCCTGGCGCCTGCCGGAGTCCGATCCGCATGCGCTGCTCGATCTCGCGTACCACCAGCGGCTCGCGAAGATCGCGGAGGATGCGAAGTTCGACTCGCTGTTCCTCGCCGACTCCCCTGCGCTGTTCGGTGAGGTGGGTCGGCGCCCCGTGGGCGGGTTCGAGCCGACGGTGCTGTTGACGGCCCTCGCCGTCACCACCTCCCGGATCGGTCTGATCGCCACGGCATCCACGTCCTACAACGAGCCGTTCAACCTCGCGCGGCGCCTGTCGTCGGTCGATTGGATCTCGAACGGGCGAGCCGGCTGGAACATCGTCACGACGGCGGGGGAGGCCGCTGCCCGGAACTTCGGACTCGAAGACCAGCCGCTGCACCGCGACCGTTATGCGCGGGCGTCGGAGTTCCTCGAGGTCGCGACCAAGCTGTGGGACTCGTGGGAGGACGATGCGATCATCGCCGACAAGGATGCCGGGGTGCACGCGCGCGCCGATCGGGTTCACGCGATCGGTCATCGCGGGGAGCACTTCCGTGTGGAGGGCCCCCTCAATTCGCCGCGCAGTCCGCAGGGGCACCCGCTCCTCGTGCAGGCGGGGTCGAGCGAGAGCGGCAAGGAGTTCGCCGCGCGCTGGGCTGAGGCGATCTTCACGGCGACGCCGACGATCGAGGAGGCGCAGGAGTTCTACGCCGATATCAAGCGTCGGGCGATCGAGAACGGCCGTGACCCCGAACAGATCAAGGTGCTGCCCGGCCTGGTCCCGATCATCGCCGACACGGAGGCCGAAGCACGAGAGCAGGAGGCTGAGCTGGACCGGCTCATCGCCCCGGAGTTCGCGCGCGCGCAGCTGGCCAAGGTGCTGAAGCTGCAGCCCGAAGAGCTCGAGTTCGATGCCCCGTTGCCGGCGGATCTGCCGAGCGAGGACGAGATCGAGGGCGCGAAGAGCCGCTACACGCTGATCGTCGCGCTCGCCCGACGGGAGAACCTCACCGTCCGCGAGCTGATCGGCCGCCTCGGCGGAGGGCGTGGGCATCGCACCTTCACGGGTACGCCGCTCCAGGTCGCGGACACGATCCAGCAGTGGTTCGAGCACGGCGCGGCGGACGGATTCAACATCATGCCCGCCGTCCTGCCCTCGGGGTTGGAGGCCTTCGTCGAGCGGGTCGTGCCGATCCTCCAGGAGCGCGGGCTGTTCCGCACCGAGTACACCGGGACGACCCTGCGAGAGCATTACGGGCTTCCGCGCCCCGTGGGTCGTCGCGAGCTCGCCGCGGTCTGA
- a CDS encoding CGNR zinc finger domain-containing protein gives MLFTNDTEASLSAAVELANSAEHPDTLTSRGDLDAFLAAHFYTGRVDHDGRELDAVRALRPRLRTMLLAERDEMVAHVNDALAAVPLNARLIRHGDVDWHLHAVSDDRSLPERILIETAMALIDVIRADEGGRLGVCADDDCDAIVLDLSRNRSKRYCSTTCTNRNAVAAYRARRAAR, from the coding sequence ATGCTCTTCACCAATGACACCGAGGCATCGCTCAGTGCTGCCGTGGAGCTGGCCAACAGCGCGGAGCACCCGGACACCCTGACCTCGCGCGGCGACCTCGACGCGTTCCTCGCGGCGCACTTCTACACCGGCAGGGTGGATCATGACGGCCGCGAACTGGACGCCGTGCGGGCACTCCGTCCTCGACTGCGGACGATGCTGCTCGCCGAGCGCGACGAGATGGTCGCACACGTCAACGACGCCCTCGCCGCCGTGCCGCTGAACGCGCGGCTCATCCGGCACGGCGACGTGGACTGGCATCTGCACGCCGTCTCCGACGACCGATCGCTGCCGGAGCGGATCCTGATCGAGACGGCGATGGCGCTGATCGACGTCATCCGTGCGGACGAAGGTGGCCGCTTGGGCGTGTGCGCCGACGACGACTGCGACGCGATCGTGCTCGACCTCTCCCGCAACCGCTCCAAGCGGTACTGCTCGACGACCTGCACCAACCGCAACGCCGTCGCCGCCTACCGGGCACGGCGCGCGGCCCGCTGA